The Elgaria multicarinata webbii isolate HBS135686 ecotype San Diego chromosome 4, rElgMul1.1.pri, whole genome shotgun sequence genome contains a region encoding:
- the SLC35D3 gene encoding solute carrier family 35 member D3, with product MQLCRGRALGISVAVAHGVFSGSLNILLKFLLSRYHFAFLTLLQCLTSSTAALSLEVLRRRGALDVPPFGFSLARLFAGVTVLSTLQSSLTLWSLHGLSLPMYVVFKRCLPLVTLLIGVLVLKNGVPSVGVSVAVLITTCGAALAGAGDLTGDPVGYVTGVLAVLVHAAYLVLIQKTSADSDYGPLTAQYVIAVSATPFLIICSFASMDAINVWSFPGWKDPIMTCIFIACVLIGCAMNFTTLHCTYINSAVTTSFVGVVKSIATITVGMVAFSDVEPTKLFIAGVVVNTVGSVIYCVAKYIETRKQSNYEDLEKESGEEEEEKKKDCDGGQPPFVMEEMFKETEPGDTMIEEPAIGSSQQSMEEKDSSMGEANAAVIPEGGSTEGLAKSSLKDAYLGVWRLVRGANYMKKDYLVENEELPSP from the exons ATGCAGCTGTGCCGGGGCCGCGCGCTGGGCATCTCGGTGGCGGTGGCGCACGGGGTCTTCTCGGGCTCGCTCAACATCCTGCTGAAGTTTCTGCTCAGCCGCTACCACTTCGCCTTCCTGACGCTGCTGCAGTGCCTGACCAGCTCCACGGCGGCGCTCAGCCTGGAGGTGCTGCGGCGCCGGGGCGCCCTGGACGTGCCGCCCTTCGGCTTCAGCCTGGCGCGCCTCTTCGCCGGGGTCACGGTGCTCTCCACGCTGCAGTCCAGCCTCACCCTCTGGTCGCTGCACGGCCTCAGCCTGCCCATGTACGTGGTCTTTAAGCGCTGCCTGCCCCTCGTCACCCTGCTCATCGGCGTGCTGGTGCTCAAGAACGGCGTCCCCTCGGTTGGGGTGTCGGTGGCCGTGCTCATCACCACCTGCGGGGCGGCGCTGGCAG GTGCGGGTGACCTGACTGGTGATCCTGTTGGGTATGTGACTGGTGTGCTGGCCGTGCTGGTGCATGCGGCATATTTGGTACTCATTCAAAAGACAAGTGCAGATAGTGACTATGGGCCCCTGACAGCCCAGTATGTCATTGCTGTTTCAGCCACACCCTTTCTCATTATCTGCTCCTTTGCCAGCATGGATGCCATCAACGTCTGGTCCTTCCCAGGATGGAAAGATCCCATCATGACATGCATTTTTATCGCATGTGTCTTGATTGGCTGTGCCATGAATTTTACCACCCTTCACTGCACGTACATCAACTCAGCTGTAACCACCAGTTTTGTTGGGGTAGTAAAGAGCATTGCAACCATCACAGTCGGTATGGTGGCTTTCAGTGACGTAGAACCCACAAAACTGTTTATAGCAGGTGTGGTGGTCAATACCGTGGGCTCCGTCATTTACTGTGTGGCCAAATACATTGAAACCAGAAAACAGAGTAATTATGAAGACCTGGAGAaagaaagtggagaggaggaggaggagaagaagaaagattgTGATGGAGGCCAGCCACCATTTGTAATGGAGGAGATGTTCAAGGAGACAGAGCCCGGGGACACAATGATAGAGGAGCCAGCAATTGGAAGCAGCCAGCAAAGCATGGAGGAGAAGGACAGCAGTATGGGAGAAGCAAATGCAGCTGTCATCCCTGAAGGTGGCAGCACTGAAGGACTTGCTAAAAGCTCATTAAAGGATGCCTATCTCGGAGTATGGAGATTGGTTAGAGGGGCTAATTATATGAAGAAAGATTATCTAGTAGAGAATGAGGAGCtgccaagtccttga